From the Gymnogyps californianus isolate 813 chromosome 2, ASM1813914v2, whole genome shotgun sequence genome, one window contains:
- the FIGNL1 gene encoding fidgetin-like protein 1, protein METPTHSTVHLSDWQKSYFAITSGTCTPGQKADEYRAKILHIQYAWANSEISQVCAANLFKKYAEKYSAIIDSDNIETGLNNYAENILSLAKCQQNDSDKWQSALTTDNVFELKCVQERMQAGKNFQSSRMAPTDACVLADKGVSASAAPGLPKLGIFSSAGETELHAGSAKCASQGPDLLEHPSSSKSVQSSVPPVTKTSDTFPASSASLSERVHTSFQAMPLFGSKEATSSSSPKMSGNCRDGQNLSLSNQSAVPAWSASSGKRKAFYGLADEGSTAIPSLAPCQASISTETSSFSGYRNRNEESSVPGFRTAKEQLWVDQQKKSQNLPQRAPVSSYGGVKKSLGAGRSRGPFGKFVPPVPKQDGTENGGAQCKPHARGPADPSLPVDERLKNIEPKMVELIMHEIMDHGPPVNWDDIAGVEFAKATIKEIVVWPMLRPDIFTGLRGPPKGILLFGPPGTGKTLIGKCIACQSGATFFSISASSLTSKWVGEGEKMVRALFAVARCQQPAVIFIDEIDSLLSQRGDGEHESSRRIKTEFLVQLDGATTSSEDRILVVGATNRPQEIDEAARRRLVKRLYIPLPEASARKQIVTRLMSKEHCSLNEEEIELIVKKSNGFSGADMTQLCREASLGPIRSLQSMDIATIMPDQVRPIAFLDFESAFRTVRPSVSSKDLELYETWNQTFGCGR, encoded by the coding sequence ATGGAGACCCCCACCCACAGCACCGTGCACCTGAGTGACTGGCAGAAAAGCTACTTTGCTATTACCTCTGGCACCTGCACACCTGGACAGAAGGCAGATGAATACCGTGCCAAAATCCTGCATATTCAGTATGCATGGGCAAACTCCGAGATCTCTCAGGTCTGTGCTGCCaacctgtttaaaaaatacGCAGAGAAATACTCTGCAATTATTGACTCTGACAACATAGAGACTGGCTTGAATAACtatgctgaaaacattttgagtttGGCAAAGTGTCAGCAAAATGACAGTGACAAGTGGCAATCTGCCTTGACAACGGATAATGTATTTGAATTAAAGTGTGTGCAAGAGAGGATGCAGGCTGGCAAAAACTTCCAAAGCTCTCGGATGGCACCAACAGATGCCTGTGTACTAGCTGATAAAGGGGTCAGTGCCTCTGCCGCTCCAGGTCTTCCTAAACTCGGTATCTTCAGCAGTGCCGGAGAGACTGAGCTCCATGCTGGCTCAGCAAAATGTGCGAGTCAGGGACCAGATCTCCTTGAGCATCCCTCATCTTCGAAGTCTGTTCAGAGCAGTGTGCCTCCTGTGACCAAAACTTCGGATACATTTCCTGCCTCTTCAGCCTCCTTAAGCGAACGGGTTCATACAAGTTTCCAGGCAATGCCACTATTTGGAAGTAAAGAAGCGACAAGTAGTAGTTCTCCGAAAATGTCCGGTAACTGTCGTGATGGACAAAATTTGTCTCTTTCCAATCAGTCAGCTGTACCTGCATGGTCCGCAagttctggaaaaagaaaagcattttatggTCTGGCTGATGAAGGCAGCACGGCAATTCCTAGCCTTGCTCCATGCCAGGCTTCCATCAGTACAGAAACCAGTAGTTTTTCAGGgtatagaaacagaaatgaagagagCAGTGTTCCTGGTTTTAGAACTGCAAAAGAACAGCTGTGGGTGGATCAGCAAAAGAAATCTCAAAACCTACCCCAGCGTGCACCCGTCTCGTCATACGGAGGtgtaaaaaaatcactgggTGCAGGCAGATCTCGGGGTCCGTTTGGCAAGTTTGTTCCTCCAGTTCCAAAACAAGATGGAACTGAAAACGGAGGAGCACAGTGTAAACCTCATGCAAGAGGACCAGCAGATCCATCGCTGCCTGTAGATGAACGACTGAAAAACATAGAACCAAAAATGGTCGAACTGATTATGCACGAGATCATGGACCATGGGCCTCCTGTCAACTGGGATGACATTGCCGGAGTTGAATTTGCTAAAGCTACTATAAAAGAAATAGTAGTCTGGCCTATGCTGAGGCCAGACATCTTCACTGGGTTACGTGGTCCTCCTAAAGGAATTCTTCTCTTTGGCCCCCCCGGGACTGGCAAGACTCTTATAGGCAAGTGCATCGCATGCCAGTCTGGAGCGACTTTTTTTAGCATCAGTGCCTCTTCTCTGACTTCCAAATGGGTGGGCGAGGGGGAAAAGATGGTCCGCGCGCTCTTCGCTGTGGCACGATGTCAACAGCCCGCAGTGATTTTCATTGATGAAATTGATTCTCTGTTGTCTCAGCGTGGAGATGGGGAGCACGAGTCGTCGAGaagaataaaaactgaatttctggTCCAGTTAGATGGGGCAACAACCTCCTCCGAAGATCGTATTCTAGTGGTTGGAGCAACAAACCGACCCCAAGAAATCGATGAAGCTGCCCGAAGGAGACTAGTGAAGAGACTGTACATTCCTCTTCCAGAAGCCTCGGCTAGGAAGCAGATTGTTACCCGTCTGATGTCAAAGGAGCACTGCTCTCTAAATGAAGAGGAAATCGAACTCATAGTTAAGAAATCGAATGGATTTTCTGGGGCAGACATGACACAGCTCTGTCGAGAAGCTTCTCTGGGCCCTATCCGCAGTCTTCAGTCCATGGACATTGCAACCATCATGCCAGACCAAGTACGGCCTATTGCTTTTCTGGACTTTGAGAGTGCCTTCAGAACCGTGCGGCCCAGCGTCTCCTCGAAGGACCTAGAGCTGTATGAAACCTGGAACCAGACATTTGGCTGCGGTAGATAA